The Streptomyces noursei ATCC 11455 sequence TTCGCGGGCGGCGATCTCGGTGGTGGTGGCGTGCTTGTCGGCGCCGTGGACGTGCAGCACGTGGTGCTCCATCGTCGTGACCGCGCCCGCCGAAGGATCGACGGAGTGGACCACCGGGTCCGTCAGGTAGCGCCGGACCAGGAGGTCGACGTTGCGGTCCAGGGTGGCCGAGAAGAGCATCCGCTGCCCCTCGGGCCGAACCTGGTCGAGCAGCGCGGTGACCTGGGGCATGAAGCCCATGTCGGCCATCTGGTCCGCCTCGTCCAGCACGGTGACAGCGACCTGGTTCAGCCTGCAGTCACCGCGCTCGATGAGGTCCTTGAGCCGTCCCGGCGTGGCGACGACCACCTCGACCCCGCCGCGCAGTGCGCTGGACTGGCGGCCGATCGACATTCCGCCGACGACGGTGGCCAGCCGCAGCTTGAGCGACCGGCCATAGGGGGCGAGGGCGTCGGTGACCTGCTGGGCCAGTTCCCGGGTCGGGACCAGGACCAGTGCCAGCGGCTGGCGGGGCTCCGCGCGCTGCCCGGCGGTACGGGCCAGCAGGGCCAGACCGAAGGCCAGCGTCTTGCCCGATCCGGTGCGACCGCGGCCGAGAACATCGCGCCCGGCCAGCGAGTTCGGCAGCGTGGCGGCCTGGATGGGGAACGGGGCGGACACACCTTCCGCGCTGAGGGCCGCCAGCAGCTGCGACGGCATGTCCAGCTCGGCGAAAGCCTCGGCCGGGGGCAGGGCGGGAGTATGGGTGACGGGCAGGGCGAACTCTCCCTGCGGTGTCGCGGGACGCCGTCCGGGGCCCCCGGAACCACCCGTGCCCGAGCGGTTCGGCCGACCGGAGCGGTAGCCGCCGCGGCCTGAGCCGGACGAGCGGGCGGAGCGGGAGTAGCGGTCATTCGTGCGAGCTGTGCGGTTCATGGAGAACCTTCCTCGATGCGGTGCGTCGAGGAAGTCCCGGCGGCGATGAGCCGCACACAGAGAATCGCAAGAACGAACCGATGAAATGAGAGGGAATGAAGCGGGGCGGAAATATGTCGACCCTGCACGCCGAAACGGGACCGGCAACGCCGCAAAGAAGAGCAACTGGCTGCCCGCACGCCACGTGTGCGGCCGTTGTGGGACACGCGGGAAACACCGAAAAGCAACGAGCTGGGGCCCGCACCCAAGGTGCGGGCCCCAGCTACAGCGTTACGCGTCAGCGTCAGCGTCAGGCGGGAACGATGTTCTCGGCCTGCGGGCCCTTCTGGCCCTGCGTGACGTCGAAGCTCACCTTCTGGCCTTCCTGCAGCTCGCGGAAGCCCTGGGCGGCGATGTTCGAGTAGTGGGCGAAGACGTCGGCGCCGCCGCCCTCCTGCTCGATGAAGCCGAAACCCTTTTCCGCGTTGAACCACTTCACGGTGCCAGTAGCCATGTCATATCTCCTTCGGGGCAGTGCCCGGAACCCGCACCGTGCGAGCTCCGTATCGCTGCGTTGATTGCCCGTCCGGGGATAAACACCGGCAATACGAAAGCGTTCCGCCGTGTACGACGGCGAGCACGCTTGAAGTCTTGGGAACCACAACTGCAACTGAGATCGAAGGTAGCACGGTACTGGTGGCCATGCGCGGCAGATGATCCCGAAGTTTTCGAGAGCGTAAAAAACCCCTACCGCGCCAGTGGCCATTTCTGTAGCTGCGGCATGAGATATTCAGGATCGGCGCTCGCCCGTATTCGAGCGGAAATACGTCGACCTCCTCGGCCACCACCCGGGCTCCGCAGGCACGAGCCGGGTACCAACCACGCCTGGCCGAACCGCACCGCACAACCGTCGGGGACGGTTCGCGGCGCGGCACGCCAGGCGTGCCGGGTGAGATCGCGGGGCCAGGGCATGACGTCTTTCCCGCTCGGCCCGCTGGGCATCTCCGGAGTCATGAGCGCACGCAAGCAACCGTCTCATCTCGGAGGACGGGTGCCGGAGAAACCGCGGCTGCGCAGTCCGAGGGCAACCCGAGCGGGCAGCGGGACGGAAAACACTGCCCACAGGCCGACCCAGGGCAGCGGAGCCAGCCTGGCACGCGACGCTCGGCCATTGCGGGTACCGTTGATCCCTTTGCCACAGCCGAGGAAAAACTGCACTGCCAGCAGCAGACAGTCATAGTTCGCATGGCCAGTTTCTGTCATAGCTCGCGGATGCGCCGTCCAGGACATGCGCACGTTTCGCAGACCAGATGCGAGAGCAGCGCGGCCGGGGCATCGCGGGCAGCGGTGGCCGGGGAAGTGCGACCGGAGAGGACGGAACGACCTACACGTTCCGAGCGCGCCGCAAGAGCCTGGCATCCTGACCCGTGAGCACCCGCGCGCCTTCCCTGTCACCGGGTGCGGCTCGCCCGGTCCTGCCGAGCGGGAGCGGAGGCGGTTCAGGTGGTCGACCACTGCGGGGGGGATGACTGCTGGACGGCGGGGTTCCGCTGGTCGGGCCGCTGCCCCCCATCGCCAACAGTGCGGCAATTGCCGCTAAAGCCGGTTTCGTTCGGGGGTTCCTCAACGATGAGCGGGCCGACACCGAAACCTGAACGGGCTGGCGCGGCACGTCCGCTCCGCGCGCTCCGGCTGAGCGTGTCCGGCCGCCCGCGCCATGCGGCGCCGGTCCCTCCCCTCGTGGGGACCGGTGCCGCATGGCGCGGGCGGCGTCGATCCGCGCCCCCCGTACCGGCGCGGATCCGGGAACAGCCGGACCCGTGGTCGACGTGGTGGTCCGGCGAGGACCTCGGCTTCTCGGGTGACCGGCGCTCGTGCGCCGGGCCCGTCACCACCGGCCCGCGGCTCCGGCGGCCGATGGCCGGGAGAATGCGGAGGGATGCGATTGCTCGCCCGCGGATCCGGTGGCCCGTCCCGCGTCCGGGTAGTACCGGTTGGTGTGCCGTTGCGTCGTGATCCTGCCAGCTGTGGCTTCCCCCGAGGAGGTTCCGGTATCGAGCCGAGGGCTTAACCGCAGGTCAGCCAGTTAAGGTTGGTTTTCCGGTCCGGATGTCCAGGTGCGGGGGAAGTAAGGGGTAGAACCTTGAGTTCCGACTCAGGGGCACGCACAGCCTTCGCCGAACGTCTCGCCTTGCTGTACAAGGAGGCCGGCAACCCGCCCCTCAAGAAGGTGGCCGAGGGGGTTGTCCGACTCCAGCGGGTCGACGAGCGAGGGCGGCCCGTGCGGGTCTCCGTCCAGCGGATCAGCGACTGGCGACGGGCCAAGAACGTGCCGGCGCAGTTCGCCGCCCTCGCGGCCGTGCTGCACATCCTCATCCCCCAGGCCCGGCGCCTGCGGTCGACACCGGTGTCCGCCGGTCTGTACGACCTGGCGCAGTGGCAGCGCCTCTGGGAGCGCGCGGTCGCGGACCCGGTCGGCGACCGCGCCGCGCCCGCCGCGCAGGCGGAGGAGCGGCCCGCGGCCGACGCCCCGACCGTCACCGGTGTGTGCCCGTACCGGGGGCTCGCCCCGTATCGCCAGCAGGACGCCCGGTGGTTCTTCGGCCGGGAGCGGAGCACCGAGGCGCTCGTCGCCCAGCTCCGCGCGGCGGAGGACACCGGCGGCCTGATCATGCTCGTGGGCGCCTCGGGGGCGGGGAAGTCCTCCTTGTTGAGCGCCGGCCTGGTGCCCGCGCTGCGCGGCGGCGCACCGGGCGACGGGGACGGCCGGGAGCGGGTCGTGCTGCAGCTCGTACCGGGCGGCGATCCGCTCGGGGAGCTGACCGGCAAGATCCCCGAGCTCGCCGCCGTCCTCGCCGCCGAGGACGGATCGGCCGAGCGCCGGCCCGGTACCCCGCGGTTCGCGCGCGCGGTACAAGAGGCCGTCGCGGCGTGGGCCCGCCGCGAGGGGACCTCCGCCGCCGCGCGTCCGGTCGTGATCGTGGACCAGTTCGAGGAGGCGTTCACCCTCTGCTCCGACGAGACGGCCAGACGCACCTTCATCCAGCTCCTGCACGCGGCGTGTACGCCCTCCCCCACGTTCTCCGCTTCGCTCGAACAGGGAGGACCCCCGTCCGCCGACGCGGACGCCCCGGCCCCCGTCCTCGTCATCATCGGCATACGCGCCGACTTCTACGAACAGTGCCTGGGCCACACCGAACTGGCCGACGCGCTGCAGCACCGGCACATGGTGCTCGGGCCGCTGACCACGACGGAGCTGCGCGAGGCGGTGACCGGCCCGGCCAAGGCGGTGGGGCTGGAGCTCGAACCGGGCCTGGCCGAGCTGATCGTCCGGGAGGTCAGCGCCGACGGCCCCGGCGGGGCGCACGACGCGGGCGTGCTGCCGCTGCTCTCGCACGCCCTGCTCGCCACCTGGCAGCGGCGGAAGGCGGGACGGCTGACGCTGGCCGGCTACCGCGCGGCGGGCGGGATCCAGGGCGCGGTGGCGGCGACCGCCGAGCGGGCCTGGAGCGGCCTCGACCCGACGGGGCGCACCGCCGCGCGGCTGCTGCTCCTGCGGCTGGTGCGGCTGGGCGAGGACACCCAGGCCACCCGCCGGCGCGGGACCCGGCGCCAGCTGTCGGAGGAGTCGACCGACCCCGGCAAGACGGAGGAGTCGCTGGAGGCGCTGGTGCACGCCCGCCTGGTGACGCTCGACGCGGACGCCGTGGAGATCACCCACGAGGCGCTGCTGCACGCCTGGCCGCGGCTGCGCGACTGGATCGACGAGGACCGCAACGGCAATCTGCTGCGCCAGCGGCTGGAGGAGGACGGTCGGGCCTGGGAGGGCTCGGACCGCGACCCGTCGCTGCTGTACCGGGGCTCCCGTCTGGAGCAGGCCCGTACCTGGGCGCGGTCCGCCGGCGACACCTCGCTGACCCGCAGCGCGGTGGAGTTCCTGGCCGCCTCGGTCCGGCTGCGCAAGCGCATCGTCTGGCTCAGCCGCGGCGCGGTGGCGGCGCTGGTGGTCATGGCGATGCTGGCCGTCGGTTCCGCGGTGGTGGCGTGGCAGCAGCGGGACGACACCGTCTTCCAGCAGGTGCTCGCCGAGGCCGATCGCGCCCAGGACGCCGATCCGTCCCTGTCGGCCCAGCTCGATCTGGTGGCGCACCGTCTGCGGCCCGGCGACAAGGGCACGACCAACCGGCTCATCTCGATCGTGAACGCCCCGCTGGCCACGCCCCTGCTGGGCCACACCGGCGCCGTCTACCTCACCTCGTTCAGCCCGAACGGGCGGGTCCTGGCCACCGCCAGCTACGACCGGACCGTCCGGCTGTGGGACGTGTCGGACCGGGCGCGCCCCCGTCCCCTGGGCGAGCCCCTCACCGGCCACACGAGCTGGGTGAGCACCGCCGTCTTCAGCCCGGACGGGCACACCCTGGCCAGCGCGTCGGACGACGGCACGTTCCGGCTGTGGGACGTGCGGGACCCCGCCCACCCGCGCGCGCTGGGCACCCCGTCGACCGGCCATGACGGCACGATCTACCTGCTCGCCTTCAGCCCGGACGGGAAGACGCTGGCGTCCGCCACCGAGGACCACACCGTGCGCCTGTGGGACATGGCCGCCCCGGGCCGGCCGAGGCCGCTGGGCGCCCTGACCGGCCACTCGGCCGCGGTGCGCTCGGTGGCGTTCAGCCCCGACGGGCGGACGCTGGCGGCCGGTGGCGACGACGCCACGATCCGGCTGTGGGACATGGCCGATCGCCAACACCCGGAGCCGATCGACACGGTGCTGACCGGCCACTCCGCC is a genomic window containing:
- a CDS encoding cold-shock protein; this encodes MATGTVKWFNAEKGFGFIEQEGGGADVFAHYSNIAAQGFRELQEGQKVSFDVTQGQKGPQAENIVPA
- a CDS encoding DEAD/DEAH box helicase, with the translated sequence MNRTARTNDRYSRSARSSGSGRGGYRSGRPNRSGTGGSGGPGRRPATPQGEFALPVTHTPALPPAEAFAELDMPSQLLAALSAEGVSAPFPIQAATLPNSLAGRDVLGRGRTGSGKTLAFGLALLARTAGQRAEPRQPLALVLVPTRELAQQVTDALAPYGRSLKLRLATVVGGMSIGRQSSALRGGVEVVVATPGRLKDLIERGDCRLNQVAVTVLDEADQMADMGFMPQVTALLDQVRPEGQRMLFSATLDRNVDLLVRRYLTDPVVHSVDPSAGAVTTMEHHVLHVHGADKHATTTEIAAREGRSIMFLDTKHAVDNLTEHLLNSGVRAAALHGGKSQSQRTRTLAQFKTGHVTVLVATNVAARGIHVDNLDLVVNVDPPSDHKDYLHRGGRTARAGESGSVVTLVLPNQRRTMNRLMADAGITPQTTQVRSGEAELSRITGARAPSGTPVTIAAPVVERAKRSGSSTRGRRSRPAQARRAAGSARTGTPAARQTT
- a CDS encoding nSTAND1 domain-containing NTPase, whose product is MSSDSGARTAFAERLALLYKEAGNPPLKKVAEGVVRLQRVDERGRPVRVSVQRISDWRRAKNVPAQFAALAAVLHILIPQARRLRSTPVSAGLYDLAQWQRLWERAVADPVGDRAAPAAQAEERPAADAPTVTGVCPYRGLAPYRQQDARWFFGRERSTEALVAQLRAAEDTGGLIMLVGASGAGKSSLLSAGLVPALRGGAPGDGDGRERVVLQLVPGGDPLGELTGKIPELAAVLAAEDGSAERRPGTPRFARAVQEAVAAWARREGTSAAARPVVIVDQFEEAFTLCSDETARRTFIQLLHAACTPSPTFSASLEQGGPPSADADAPAPVLVIIGIRADFYEQCLGHTELADALQHRHMVLGPLTTTELREAVTGPAKAVGLELEPGLAELIVREVSADGPGGAHDAGVLPLLSHALLATWQRRKAGRLTLAGYRAAGGIQGAVAATAERAWSGLDPTGRTAARLLLLRLVRLGEDTQATRRRGTRRQLSEESTDPGKTEESLEALVHARLVTLDADAVEITHEALLHAWPRLRDWIDEDRNGNLLRQRLEEDGRAWEGSDRDPSLLYRGSRLEQARTWARSAGDTSLTRSAVEFLAASVRLRKRIVWLSRGAVAALVVMAMLAVGSAVVAWQQRDDTVFQQVLAEADRAQDADPSLSAQLDLVAHRLRPGDKGTTNRLISIVNAPLATPLLGHTGAVYLTSFSPNGRVLATASYDRTVRLWDVSDRARPRPLGEPLTGHTSWVSTAVFSPDGHTLASASDDGTFRLWDVRDPAHPRALGTPSTGHDGTIYLLAFSPDGKTLASATEDHTVRLWDMAAPGRPRPLGALTGHSAAVRSVAFSPDGRTLAAGGDDATIRLWDMADRQHPEPIDTVLTGHSATVHSVAFSPDGHTLASGSADNTIRLWDVADPRQAKPIGEPLTGHTGPLWSVAFSPDGNMLAAGSADSTATLWNVSDPEYPSQVGESLAGGSGEMYAVGFSPDGRTLATGSGDGKARLWSIPTTDMVGRFGAFRPDGRVLATSARDGRVRLWNVANPDRPVPLSAPFMPRDGADRALKFSPDGRVLAMHTAHRKVYLWNVTDPTRPVSYGPPIMLRTRYAGSQAMAFSPNGRTLATAMDDRTIQLWNVTDPSRVVPLGTPLTGHQGYVNALAFAPDGRTLVSGSADATMRLWNTADPRHATPLGKPLTGHLGPVGVLAFSPDGRTLASGSDDDTVRLWNLADPSRVTRLGSPLTGHTEAVVSLTFNESGRTLASGGSDNTVRFWNVADPSRASAIGQSTSPRAKAGSFLAFSPQSRMLGVASGAGTVRLWNLDTDTAVRRICSTTRGVLTPEKWHEYLPQLSYAPPCSE